Proteins encoded by one window of Roseibium sp. Sym1:
- a CDS encoding CAP domain-containing protein, whose amino-acid sequence MFRILTVKRRFALAVAGVAALSLTACMGERMQTPPFYQDMARVDGQVDAATAAQMISQYRVNNGLSPVSPDSQLTLIAQSQAAAMASAGSVQASLKPDQQLSARMTSIGEPKTAAAENVSAGYRTFAEAFSGWRESPKHNQVLLTKDATRLGIATAYSPSAKHKVFWSLVMAAPKPVQ is encoded by the coding sequence GTGTTTCGAATTCTGACCGTTAAACGACGCTTCGCGCTGGCGGTTGCCGGGGTGGCGGCGCTGTCTCTGACTGCCTGCATGGGCGAGCGCATGCAGACGCCGCCCTTCTACCAGGACATGGCCCGTGTCGACGGCCAGGTGGATGCCGCGACGGCGGCGCAGATGATTTCGCAATACCGGGTCAACAACGGCCTGTCGCCGGTCTCGCCGGACTCGCAACTGACCCTGATCGCCCAGAGCCAGGCGGCCGCCATGGCTTCGGCCGGCTCGGTCCAGGCGTCGCTCAAGCCGGACCAGCAGCTGTCCGCCCGAATGACTTCTATCGGCGAACCCAAGACCGCCGCCGCCGAAAATGTCAGCGCCGGCTACCGGACTTTCGCGGAGGCTTTCTCAGGCTGGCGGGAAAGCCCGAAACACAATCAGGTTCTGCTGACCAAGGACGCGACCCGCCTCGGCATCGCCACGGCCTATTCGCCGTCGGCAAAGCACAAGGTGTTCTGGTCGCTGGTCATGGCCGCTCCCAAACCCGTGCAATAG
- the ccrA gene encoding crotonyl-CoA carboxylase/reductase, whose product MTATAEANDNRTREDAPVKDLYEIGEIPPLGHVPKNMYAWAIRRERHGPPEEAMQLEVVPTWELDSHEVLVLVMAAGVNYNGIWAGLGQPISPFDGHGAAYHIAGSDASGIVWAVGDKVKRWKVGDEVVVHCNQDNGDDEECNGGDPMFSPSQRIWGYETPDGSFAQFTRVQAQQLMPRPKHLTWEESACYTLTLATAYRMLFGHHPHELKPGQNVLVWGASGGLGSYAIQLITAAGANAIGVISDEDKRQFVLDLGAKGVINRKDFKCWGQLPTVNSPEYAEWFAEARKFGKAIWDITGKGNNVDIVFEHPGEATFPVSTLVCKKGGMVVICAGTSGFNCTFDVRYMWMHQKRLQGSHFAHLKQASAANKLMIERRIDPYMSEVFPWEQIPKAHTKMWKNEHAPGNMSVLVCAPTTGLRTYEDVLDACKR is encoded by the coding sequence ATGACAGCAACCGCCGAAGCCAATGACAACCGAACGCGCGAGGATGCTCCGGTGAAAGACCTTTACGAGATCGGCGAGATCCCGCCCCTCGGTCATGTGCCGAAAAACATGTATGCCTGGGCGATCCGCCGCGAACGCCACGGCCCGCCCGAGGAAGCCATGCAGCTGGAGGTCGTCCCGACCTGGGAACTGGACAGCCACGAGGTTCTGGTCCTGGTGATGGCCGCCGGCGTCAACTACAACGGCATCTGGGCCGGTCTGGGCCAGCCGATCAGCCCGTTCGACGGTCACGGCGCCGCCTATCACATTGCCGGCTCCGACGCGTCCGGCATCGTCTGGGCGGTCGGCGACAAGGTCAAGCGCTGGAAGGTCGGTGACGAGGTCGTGGTTCACTGCAACCAGGACAATGGTGACGACGAGGAATGCAACGGCGGCGACCCGATGTTCTCGCCGTCCCAGCGGATCTGGGGCTACGAGACCCCGGACGGCTCCTTTGCCCAGTTCACACGTGTCCAGGCGCAGCAGCTGATGCCGCGGCCCAAACACCTGACCTGGGAAGAAAGCGCCTGCTATACGCTGACGCTCGCCACCGCCTACCGCATGCTGTTCGGCCACCATCCGCATGAGCTCAAGCCCGGCCAGAACGTTCTGGTCTGGGGCGCTTCCGGCGGCCTTGGGTCCTACGCCATCCAGCTGATTACGGCAGCCGGCGCCAACGCCATCGGCGTGATCTCTGACGAGGACAAGCGCCAGTTCGTGCTGGACCTCGGCGCCAAGGGTGTCATCAACCGCAAGGACTTCAAATGCTGGGGCCAGCTGCCGACGGTGAATTCGCCGGAATATGCAGAGTGGTTCGCTGAAGCCCGCAAGTTCGGCAAGGCGATCTGGGACATCACCGGCAAGGGCAACAATGTCGACATCGTCTTCGAGCACCCCGGCGAGGCGACGTTCCCGGTGTCGACTCTGGTGTGCAAGAAAGGCGGCATGGTCGTGATCTGCGCGGGCACCTCGGGTTTCAACTGCACCTTCGACGTCCGCTACATGTGGATGCACCAGAAGCGGCTGCAGGGCTCCCACTTCGCCCACCTGAAACAGGCGTCCGCCGCCAACAAGCTGATGATTGAACGGCGCATCGACCCCTACATGTCCGAGGTCTTTCCCTGGGAGCAGATCCCGAAGGCCCATACCAAGATGTGGAAGAACGAACATGCGCCCGGCAACATGTCGGTGCTCGTCTGCGCCCCGACAACGGGCCTGCGAACCTACGAAGACGTGCTGGACGCCTGCAAGCGCTGA
- a CDS encoding cation:proton antiporter, translating to MDIAQTLMAIGALLLAGMLADAIGHKTQLPRVTLLILCGLGAGPAGLDLLPHSLTELYETLAVLALSMVAFLLGGKLSKVHMENSGRAVTVISVSAVLCTAAIVFSGLWLLGFPVVLALVLAALATATDPAATSDVIRQYRARGPFSSILSGVVAVDDLWGILVFAFCLMAAQALTGGNGSDALMHAAWEIAGSLLLGAVIGLPAGYLSGRLQPGDPTLAEALGIVFLTAGLALWLDLSFLLAGIACGAMVVNTGRHHNRPFHEIEHIEWPFMIFFFVLAGASLEPAMLLKLGLLGTAYIVLRLAGRLVGGWLGGRFTNGPGTGKSYLFGLSLLPQAGVALGMALVAAEAFPDFRTEILTVAIGSTVVFELIGPAATQLALKRAGEAGKAPEDESEG from the coding sequence ATGGATATCGCCCAGACCCTGATGGCCATCGGCGCCCTGCTACTCGCCGGCATGCTGGCGGACGCGATCGGCCACAAGACCCAGTTGCCGCGGGTGACCCTGCTGATCCTGTGCGGTCTCGGGGCGGGCCCGGCCGGCCTCGACCTGCTGCCGCACAGCCTGACAGAGCTTTATGAGACCCTGGCCGTCCTGGCCTTGTCCATGGTCGCCTTCCTGCTCGGCGGCAAGCTGTCCAAGGTGCATATGGAAAACAGCGGCCGCGCCGTCACCGTGATCTCCGTCAGCGCGGTCCTGTGCACGGCCGCCATCGTCTTCTCGGGCCTGTGGCTGCTTGGCTTTCCCGTGGTCCTGGCGCTCGTGCTGGCAGCCCTGGCAACGGCCACGGACCCGGCTGCGACCAGCGATGTCATCCGCCAGTACCGGGCCAGGGGACCGTTCTCGTCCATTCTCTCCGGCGTCGTCGCCGTCGACGATCTCTGGGGCATCCTGGTGTTTGCCTTCTGCCTGATGGCGGCACAGGCCCTCACGGGCGGCAACGGATCAGATGCTCTCATGCATGCCGCCTGGGAAATCGCCGGGTCGCTCCTTCTCGGCGCCGTCATCGGTTTGCCTGCAGGCTACCTGTCCGGCCGGCTGCAGCCGGGAGATCCGACCCTGGCAGAGGCTCTTGGCATCGTTTTCCTGACAGCCGGGCTGGCACTCTGGCTCGACCTGTCCTTCCTGCTGGCGGGCATTGCCTGCGGCGCCATGGTGGTCAATACCGGCCGCCACCACAACCGGCCCTTCCACGAGATCGAGCATATCGAATGGCCTTTCATGATCTTCTTCTTCGTGCTGGCGGGGGCGTCCCTTGAGCCGGCGATGCTGTTGAAACTGGGCCTGCTCGGCACGGCCTATATCGTTCTCAGACTGGCCGGGCGTCTGGTGGGCGGCTGGCTTGGCGGCAGGTTCACGAACGGACCCGGCACCGGGAAAAGCTATCTTTTCGGCCTGTCGCTGCTGCCCCAGGCGGGCGTCGCCCTCGGCATGGCTCTGGTCGCCGCGGAAGCCTTTCCGGACTTTCGCACCGAGATCCTGACCGTCGCCATCGGCTCCACCGTGGTGTTCGAGCTGATCGGGCCCGCGGCGACCCAGCTCGCGCTGAAGCGCGCCGGAGAAGCGGGAAAGGCACCCGAGGACGAAAGTGAAGGGTGA
- the xth gene encoding exodeoxyribonuclease III: MTDRLKLVTWNINSVRLRMPIVEQLIEEIAPDVICLQETKCPDANFPEAAFRKAGFEHMAINGQKGYHGVATLSRLPLSNIEKREFCQMGDSRHVAVDVPFNGASLRLHNFYVPAGGDEPNREINPKFGHKLDFMAEMQAWLQGTETAKPAVLVGDLNVAPYEHDVWSHKQLLKVVSHTPVETELFEKLRETGGWLDAMRQFTPLEEKLYTWWSYRAKDWSKADKGRRLDHVWVSQPLAPHIRSTSVLREARGWEKPSDHAPVIAEFAV, from the coding sequence ATGACCGACCGGCTGAAACTCGTCACCTGGAACATCAATTCCGTGCGCCTGCGCATGCCGATCGTGGAGCAGCTGATCGAGGAAATCGCGCCGGACGTGATCTGCCTGCAGGAGACCAAGTGCCCGGATGCCAATTTTCCGGAAGCCGCCTTCCGCAAGGCCGGGTTCGAGCACATGGCCATCAACGGCCAGAAGGGCTACCACGGGGTCGCGACCCTCTCCCGCCTGCCGTTGAGCAACATCGAAAAGCGCGAATTCTGCCAGATGGGCGACAGCCGCCACGTGGCTGTCGATGTGCCTTTCAACGGCGCCAGCCTGCGCCTGCACAATTTCTATGTGCCGGCCGGCGGCGACGAACCCAATCGTGAGATCAACCCGAAATTCGGCCACAAGCTCGACTTCATGGCGGAAATGCAGGCCTGGCTCCAGGGTACGGAGACCGCAAAACCGGCCGTTCTCGTCGGCGACCTCAACGTGGCCCCCTACGAACACGACGTCTGGTCCCACAAGCAGCTTTTGAAAGTGGTCTCGCACACCCCGGTCGAGACGGAGCTTTTTGAGAAACTGCGCGAAACCGGCGGCTGGCTGGACGCCATGCGCCAGTTCACGCCGCTGGAGGAAAAGCTCTACACCTGGTGGAGCTACCGGGCCAAGGACTGGTCCAAGGCCGACAAGGGCCGCCGCCTCGACCATGTCTGGGTGTCACAGCCACTGGCGCCGCACATCAGGAGCACCAGCGTTCTGCGCGAGGCCCGCGGCTGGGAAAAACCGTCCGACCATGCACCGGTGATCGCGGAATTCGCGGTCTGA
- a CDS encoding SH3 domain-containing protein yields MVTRFSLALVTAALVALPASAEAAGPAVAYTTANLNMRAGPGTNYPVITTVPRGGGVTVFGCTADFTWCDAAFANAKGWVSGRYLSYGGNGIYYGRPIPNAGVGIGVPRYYRDYPIYGRPPVVVQPRRPYPYRPYYPRYPGRY; encoded by the coding sequence ATGGTGACCCGCTTCTCGTTGGCGCTGGTGACAGCAGCCCTGGTGGCGCTGCCGGCTTCGGCCGAGGCCGCCGGACCGGCGGTAGCCTACACGACCGCGAACCTCAACATGCGCGCCGGGCCCGGCACGAACTATCCCGTGATTACCACGGTGCCGCGAGGCGGCGGTGTGACCGTGTTCGGCTGCACGGCAGATTTCACCTGGTGCGATGCCGCCTTTGCCAACGCCAAGGGCTGGGTGTCCGGCAGATACCTGAGCTATGGCGGCAACGGCATCTATTACGGCCGGCCGATCCCCAATGCCGGTGTCGGTATCGGTGTGCCGCGCTACTACCGCGACTATCCGATCTACGGCAGGCCACCCGTCGTGGTGCAGCCGCGGCGGCCCTATCCTTACAGGCCCTATTACCCGCGCTATCCGGGCCGCTATTGA
- a CDS encoding protein meaA gives MSGPGENRPEKDRPWIFRTYAGHSTAAESNKLYRGNLAKGQTGLSVAFDLPTQTGYDPDDLLARGEVGKVGVPVAHLGDMHTLFRDIPLERMNTSMTINATAPWLLSLYIAAADEQGADRKLLSGTTQNDIIKEYLSRGTYVFPPAPSLKLTTDVIAWTYSNMPKWNPMNVCSYHLQEAGATPVQELSFALATAVAILDSMKASGAIPEEDFPKAVGRISFFVNAGMRFITEMCKMRAFTELWDEICRERYGVEDERYRRFRYGVQVNSLGLTEQQPENNVYRILIEMLAVVLSKNARARAVQLPAWNEALGLPRPFDQQWSLRMQQIVAYETDLLDYADIFDGSEEITRKVEALKAEAREELARIDAMGGAVAAVDSSYMKRQLVEANSARLAAIEAGDQVVVGVNRWTESEPSPLSGGEDGAILTVAGHVEDEAIEKVKAWRETRDSAAVATALNELKSAAQEGRNIMEPSIAAARAGVTTGEWGRVLREVFGEYRAPTGVGQSVRDEAGDLASVRADVDSVSESLGRRLKFLVGKPGLDGHSNGAEQIAVRARDCGMEVVYEGIRLTPAQIVNAAIEEDVHVIGLSILSGSHLALVQDVMDRLRAAGGDDIPVVVGGIIPEEDAARLKAIGVAAVYTPKDFQLTDIMADVVRIVGSKVEKAA, from the coding sequence ATGAGTGGACCGGGTGAAAACCGACCGGAAAAAGACCGTCCGTGGATCTTCCGGACCTATGCAGGACACTCGACGGCGGCAGAGTCGAACAAGCTCTACCGTGGCAATCTTGCCAAGGGTCAGACCGGTCTGTCGGTCGCATTCGACCTGCCGACGCAGACCGGTTATGACCCGGATGACCTGCTGGCGCGCGGCGAGGTCGGCAAGGTTGGTGTTCCGGTGGCCCATCTCGGCGACATGCACACCCTGTTCCGGGACATTCCGCTGGAACGCATGAACACCTCCATGACGATCAACGCGACCGCCCCCTGGCTGCTGTCGCTCTATATCGCGGCCGCCGACGAACAGGGCGCGGACCGCAAGCTTCTCTCCGGAACGACCCAGAACGACATCATCAAGGAATACCTGTCCCGGGGCACCTATGTGTTTCCGCCGGCGCCGTCGCTGAAGCTGACCACGGACGTGATCGCCTGGACCTATTCCAACATGCCGAAATGGAACCCGATGAATGTCTGCTCCTACCATTTGCAGGAAGCGGGCGCGACACCGGTGCAGGAACTGTCCTTCGCCCTGGCGACGGCGGTCGCCATCCTGGATTCGATGAAGGCGAGCGGCGCCATTCCGGAAGAGGATTTCCCCAAGGCGGTGGGCCGGATCTCGTTCTTCGTCAACGCGGGCATGCGCTTCATCACCGAAATGTGCAAGATGCGCGCCTTCACCGAACTTTGGGACGAGATCTGCCGCGAGCGCTATGGCGTCGAGGACGAGCGTTATCGCCGCTTCCGCTACGGCGTCCAGGTCAATTCGCTCGGCCTGACGGAGCAGCAGCCGGAAAACAATGTCTACCGCATTCTGATCGAGATGCTGGCCGTCGTGCTGTCCAAAAATGCCCGGGCCCGCGCCGTACAGCTGCCGGCCTGGAACGAGGCGCTGGGCCTGCCGCGTCCGTTCGACCAGCAATGGTCGCTGCGCATGCAGCAGATCGTCGCCTACGAGACCGATCTGCTGGACTATGCCGACATTTTCGACGGGTCGGAGGAAATCACCCGCAAGGTCGAGGCACTGAAGGCCGAAGCGCGCGAGGAGCTTGCGCGGATAGACGCCATGGGCGGCGCGGTCGCCGCGGTCGACAGCAGTTACATGAAGCGCCAGCTGGTGGAAGCCAACTCGGCGCGCCTTGCGGCCATCGAGGCCGGCGACCAGGTGGTGGTCGGTGTCAACAGATGGACCGAGAGCGAACCGTCACCGCTGTCGGGCGGTGAGGACGGCGCCATTCTGACGGTGGCCGGGCATGTCGAGGACGAGGCGATCGAGAAGGTCAAGGCGTGGCGCGAGACGCGCGACAGCGCTGCCGTGGCAACTGCCCTGAACGAGCTCAAGAGCGCTGCCCAGGAAGGCCGCAACATCATGGAGCCGTCGATTGCGGCGGCCAGGGCAGGCGTGACCACCGGAGAGTGGGGGCGGGTCCTGCGCGAGGTCTTCGGCGAGTATCGTGCACCGACCGGTGTCGGCCAGTCGGTGCGCGACGAGGCCGGCGACCTTGCATCGGTGCGCGCCGATGTGGACTCGGTCTCGGAAAGCCTCGGCCGCCGGCTGAAATTCCTGGTCGGCAAGCCGGGTCTGGACGGTCATTCCAACGGTGCGGAGCAGATCGCCGTGCGCGCCCGTGACTGTGGCATGGAAGTCGTTTACGAAGGCATCCGCCTGACCCCGGCCCAGATCGTCAATGCGGCGATCGAAGAGGATGTCCATGTCATCGGCCTGTCGATCCTGTCAGGGTCGCATCTGGCCCTGGTCCAGGATGTGATGGACCGCCTGCGGGCGGCCGGCGGCGACGACATACCGGTTGTCGTCGGAGGCATCATTCCCGAAGAGGATGCCGCCCGGCTGAAGGCCATCGGGGTTGCCGCGGTTTACACGCCCAAGGATTTCCAGCTTACCGACATCATGGCGGATGTTGTCCGGATCGTCGGCAGCAAGGTGGAAAAGGCGGCCTGA
- a CDS encoding SH3 domain-containing protein, whose amino-acid sequence MRICLSLALIALAVPALPLEAGAEGPAIANTTADLNMRSGPGTDHRVIITVPRGGRVTVNGCTAGFNWCDVVFSGSKGWASGQYLVYGGTGRYQGQPIPAAGPALGVRRYRRDYPIYSAGPVYKGGPVYKGDPVAAAPQPAQSYEYDVELYPFAREPCPRYPDRYFEHQVC is encoded by the coding sequence ATGCGCATATGCTTGTCGCTGGCATTGATCGCCCTTGCCGTTCCGGCGCTGCCGCTGGAGGCGGGGGCCGAGGGGCCGGCGATCGCCAACACGACCGCCGACCTGAACATGCGCAGCGGTCCGGGAACCGATCATCGGGTCATCATCACGGTCCCGCGCGGTGGGCGGGTGACCGTGAATGGCTGCACGGCCGGTTTCAACTGGTGTGACGTGGTTTTCTCCGGTTCAAAAGGCTGGGCATCCGGTCAATACCTGGTTTACGGCGGCACCGGTCGTTATCAAGGTCAGCCAATTCCGGCCGCAGGGCCCGCTCTTGGCGTGCGGCGCTATCGGCGGGACTATCCGATCTATTCTGCCGGACCGGTCTACAAGGGCGGACCGGTCTACAAGGGGGACCCGGTCGCGGCCGCACCGCAGCCGGCGCAGTCCTACGAGTACGATGTCGAGCTTTATCCGTTCGCGCGAGAGCCCTGCCCGCGTTATCCCGACCGGTATTTCGAGCACCAGGTCTGCTGA
- a CDS encoding glycoside hydrolase family 25 protein, which produces MLELVKQFCSVFGFLFLGACTAYDFPDPTPEDYAVHGIDISRWQGDIDWVAAKKGGVAFAWIKATEGGDHVDPRFVDNWVGARKAGVPRGAYHFYYFCRPVEEQIAWVKEIIPVDPQAIPLVLDMEWNAHSKTCQKRPARSQILRDMKIFLDEMERHYGKRPVIYSSVDFHRDRLVGALKGEQFWLRSVADYPNNIYDQRNDWVFWQYTAEGRVPGVRGDVDRNVFFGTKSQFRDWLNGNLKR; this is translated from the coding sequence GTGCTGGAACTGGTCAAGCAATTTTGCTCCGTTTTCGGATTTCTTTTCCTTGGGGCCTGCACGGCTTACGACTTTCCTGACCCGACACCCGAGGACTATGCGGTCCATGGCATCGACATTTCCCGCTGGCAGGGCGATATCGACTGGGTGGCGGCCAAGAAGGGCGGGGTCGCCTTTGCCTGGATCAAGGCAACGGAAGGCGGCGATCATGTCGATCCGCGCTTCGTCGACAACTGGGTCGGTGCACGCAAGGCGGGGGTGCCGCGCGGCGCCTATCACTTCTATTATTTCTGCCGGCCCGTGGAAGAGCAGATTGCGTGGGTGAAGGAGATCATTCCGGTCGATCCGCAGGCGATCCCCCTGGTGCTCGACATGGAATGGAATGCCCATTCCAAAACATGCCAGAAGCGTCCCGCGCGCAGCCAGATCCTCCGGGACATGAAAATTTTCCTGGATGAAATGGAACGGCACTACGGCAAGCGGCCGGTGATCTATTCTTCCGTCGATTTTCACCGCGATCGCCTCGTCGGGGCTCTTAAGGGCGAGCAATTCTGGCTGCGCTCCGTCGCCGATTACCCGAACAACATCTACGACCAGCGCAACGACTGGGTGTTCTGGCAATATACGGCAGAGGGCCGGGTGCCGGGCGTGCGCGGCGATGTCGACCGGAACGTCTTTTTCGGCACCAAGTCGCAGTTTCGCGACTGGCTCAACGGCAATTTGAAGCGCTGA